A single window of Rubripirellula lacrimiformis DNA harbors:
- a CDS encoding UvrD-helicase domain-containing protein, producing MTDGISETIRRFQHAGETGQPALRHQCSQLFVSLDRDHHIRILLILDGSIPNVIEQCGAFGTQIESMLADSLDELETLIGSTGVDAELDAFVLLPGVDSTDSESLKGLLPIDQTQFRNNLADFPNTAPDFEALSDVDYATLSSLLFPKREWKRVELVRDQGRMARVERRATLDRLQNEVTSRINPGTTIIEGGPGSGKSLVLVARALWLSEAIENANVLLITWNRSLADALSSWLAKLSGPKQKFSGDNIQTLVFADVLSRHGVDLSLADPSDADHRCRDLLRRLPLEPQYDAILIDEAQDFGGVLIELVEQLVRPGRGGLTLSLDPSQNIRVRPAIDYSARRQPVQFERLNRSYRSTDVIQGFSDFFGCRPSRHFEIKENDDAEPVRLVWAENPHECVEMVVTEMARLISEVNLMPTEIMAVCFSTPGRRQLINALADRGFNTQTPGRLNAAAAAGIQVASPEVAKGHEASCVFVLGWDQADLMDTPEHACRRYVASSRAADILYLVYSSQKIPAEILQGTQVVKQLWPDDFQAVTTNQ from the coding sequence ATGACCGACGGTATTTCCGAAACGATCCGACGTTTCCAGCATGCTGGTGAAACTGGGCAGCCAGCCCTTCGGCACCAGTGCAGCCAGTTGTTCGTTTCGCTTGACCGCGATCACCACATTCGCATTCTGCTGATTTTGGATGGTTCGATTCCGAATGTGATCGAGCAATGCGGCGCATTTGGTACGCAGATTGAGTCGATGCTAGCCGATTCGTTGGACGAGCTGGAAACGCTGATTGGTTCAACCGGCGTGGACGCCGAATTGGATGCCTTTGTACTGCTGCCTGGCGTCGACTCGACAGATTCAGAATCGCTTAAGGGTCTGTTGCCGATCGATCAGACCCAATTCCGAAATAATTTGGCTGACTTTCCAAATACTGCGCCAGATTTCGAAGCGCTTTCTGACGTTGACTACGCGACGCTCTCAAGTCTTCTTTTTCCGAAACGAGAATGGAAGCGAGTGGAACTTGTTCGGGATCAGGGGAGGATGGCTCGAGTTGAACGTCGGGCAACACTGGACCGCTTGCAGAACGAAGTCACAAGCCGCATAAATCCGGGGACGACGATTATCGAAGGCGGCCCGGGATCAGGTAAATCACTAGTACTTGTCGCACGTGCCCTTTGGCTATCCGAAGCAATCGAGAACGCAAACGTCTTGTTGATCACTTGGAATCGCTCGCTCGCTGATGCACTTTCGAGTTGGCTGGCAAAATTGAGCGGTCCAAAGCAGAAATTTAGCGGCGACAATATCCAGACTCTGGTTTTTGCCGATGTGCTATCTCGCCATGGCGTCGACTTGTCGTTGGCGGATCCCAGCGATGCGGACCATCGCTGCCGAGACTTGCTAAGGCGATTGCCCCTCGAGCCCCAGTACGATGCGATTCTGATCGACGAGGCCCAAGACTTTGGCGGCGTTCTGATTGAGTTGGTCGAACAATTGGTTCGGCCCGGGCGTGGCGGACTGACGCTTTCCCTCGATCCGAGCCAGAATATTCGAGTCCGCCCTGCAATCGACTATTCGGCCCGGCGGCAACCCGTTCAATTCGAGCGGCTCAATCGGAGCTACCGATCCACTGACGTGATCCAGGGCTTTTCAGACTTCTTCGGATGTCGACCGAGCAGACATTTCGAGATCAAAGAGAACGATGACGCCGAGCCCGTTCGGCTTGTTTGGGCTGAAAATCCGCACGAGTGTGTGGAAATGGTTGTCACCGAGATGGCCCGGCTGATCTCTGAGGTCAATTTGATGCCGACAGAAATCATGGCGGTCTGTTTTTCCACGCCAGGACGTCGGCAATTGATTAATGCCCTTGCTGATCGAGGTTTCAACACTCAAACGCCGGGGCGATTGAATGCCGCTGCGGCAGCTGGTATCCAGGTCGCCTCACCTGAAGTCGCCAAGGGACACGAAGCGAGTTGTGTATTCGTGTTGGGCTGGGATCAGGCAGACTTGATGGACACTCCCGAGCATGCCTGTCGCCGTTACGTCGCAAGCAGTCGTGCGGCGGACATTTTGTACCTTGTCTATAGCTCGCAAAAGATTCCTGCGGAGATTCTGCAGGGAACGCAAGTTGTCAAACAACTGTGGCCGGATGACTTCCAGGCCGTCACAACAAACCAATAA